One stretch of Prosthecobacter dejongeii DNA includes these proteins:
- a CDS encoding ABC transporter ATP-binding protein: MSSLLSIRDLKIEFRRHGGPPAVAVKSLSLELQQGESIAIVGESGSGKSATALALARLLPEPPATITAAHLSIAGHEVLKMTEKELRKVRGKEIAYVFQEPTTSLNPVLTVRTQIGEALDLHRPEVKDRDAEILSWLRLVGITEPEKRLSAYPHELSGGMQQRVMIAMALCCQPKLLIADEPTTALDVTIQKQIMELLADLRKRLDMSLILITHNFGIIKDVADRVAVMFRGEIVETGPTAQILNHPQHPYTQALLDCVPRMGAKKHRLRTIDYSALTQ; encoded by the coding sequence ATGTCCTCTCTCCTGAGCATCCGCGACCTGAAGATCGAGTTCCGCCGCCATGGTGGACCGCCTGCCGTGGCTGTGAAGAGCCTGAGTCTGGAGCTGCAGCAGGGGGAATCCATCGCCATCGTGGGTGAAAGCGGCAGTGGTAAAAGCGCCACCGCTTTGGCCCTGGCCCGCCTGCTTCCTGAGCCCCCTGCCACCATCACTGCCGCGCATCTCAGCATCGCCGGCCATGAGGTGCTGAAGATGACGGAAAAGGAACTGCGCAAAGTCCGTGGCAAAGAAATCGCCTACGTTTTCCAGGAGCCCACCACCTCGCTCAATCCCGTCCTCACCGTCCGCACCCAGATCGGCGAAGCTCTGGACCTGCACCGCCCTGAAGTGAAGGATCGCGATGCCGAAATCCTCAGTTGGTTGCGCCTCGTCGGCATCACCGAGCCGGAAAAGCGCCTCAGCGCCTACCCGCATGAACTCAGCGGCGGCATGCAGCAGCGCGTCATGATCGCCATGGCCCTCTGTTGCCAGCCTAAGCTGCTCATTGCTGACGAGCCCACCACCGCGCTCGATGTGACCATCCAAAAGCAGATCATGGAACTGCTAGCCGATCTGCGGAAGCGCCTGGACATGAGCCTCATCCTCATCACACACAACTTCGGCATCATCAAAGATGTGGCTGATCGCGTGGCCGTGATGTTCCGGGGAGAGATCGTGGAGACCGGTCCCACGGCCCAAATTCTGAATCATCCCCAGCACCCTTACACTCAGGCGCTGCTGGACTGTGTTCCCCGCATGGGCGCGAAGAAACATCGCCTGCGGACGATTGATTACTCCGCTTTGACCCAATAG
- a CDS encoding ABC transporter substrate-binding protein has product MNRSLIFGIPLVALGVASWAAWQVHRASPARAEAVVMMLPGEIPALNPFLPTSEAERQLLDLLHEPLIRLDSQGRLSPGLAESWAWHQRVTCWFPTTEALQTAQRKLAEIPLSQRQAWALEEVTTEGLTLILRFAKPGSPGTDEALQALATDALLPLTFLRLDSLPASRSVLEAFAADPAHAPGIVRLWFDEDGTCELVTTRPLLQVRDAVATWLLDHGQPVPRMTPLAEVAGLLEPVLDLELNNRHSWPDSAPVTAADVRATVAHAMRLGYPIPGREGFRHIQEIKAQGSNTVRVTYRRSYGAALASWVGFPILPAAWLEKHPEGTPIPLPGAGEWQVIHQSTQRLTLSARTPGEGSQPTRLEVLTGTPALQTRVALATGTLDVVWPNEKSELEQETLLNFHPTPPRNRLLVVWNLRSSRLSELPVREALALGLDRPKLLPQSNRVRLADPLFTPNLWYSPGPTDSVFDPKAAQEKLEAAGWLKDVSGVAKKGGQALEFQLLVTTGNALRDALAQELARQWALLGARVTVLSVAPENLLPDHLSPGKFDAVLLGLDYELAWDQTAFWHSGQVGAGLNFGQLADPQLDLLLEALAGEFDTSQLPLRARALQERFLSQQPVLPLIGDLQEMAIRRARFPQLEAPDLNRPLTLRRLLRANPLESLEMRAPNE; this is encoded by the coding sequence ATGAACCGGTCTTTGATCTTTGGCATCCCCCTGGTGGCGCTCGGCGTCGCCAGTTGGGCGGCGTGGCAGGTCCATCGGGCATCCCCCGCCCGGGCCGAGGCGGTGGTGATGATGTTGCCCGGGGAGATCCCGGCGCTGAACCCCTTCCTCCCCACCAGCGAGGCCGAGCGCCAGCTCCTGGACCTGCTGCATGAGCCCCTGATCCGTCTGGACAGTCAGGGCCGCCTCTCCCCTGGACTGGCCGAAAGCTGGGCCTGGCACCAGCGGGTGACCTGCTGGTTCCCCACCACTGAAGCTCTGCAGACCGCCCAGCGTAAGCTGGCAGAAATCCCCCTTTCCCAGCGCCAAGCCTGGGCCTTGGAGGAAGTGACCACCGAAGGCCTCACCCTCATCCTCCGCTTTGCCAAACCTGGCAGCCCCGGCACGGATGAAGCCCTCCAGGCCCTGGCCACGGATGCGCTGCTGCCGCTGACCTTTCTGCGCTTGGATAGCCTGCCTGCTTCACGATCCGTCTTGGAAGCCTTTGCCGCAGATCCCGCTCACGCACCCGGCATCGTTCGTCTCTGGTTTGATGAAGATGGCACCTGTGAACTGGTAACCACCCGCCCCCTCTTGCAAGTGCGGGATGCAGTGGCCACCTGGCTGCTGGATCATGGCCAGCCTGTGCCACGCATGACACCCCTAGCAGAGGTGGCGGGCCTGCTGGAACCGGTGCTGGATTTGGAGCTGAACAATCGTCATAGCTGGCCAGATTCAGCCCCGGTGACTGCGGCGGATGTGCGCGCCACCGTGGCCCACGCCATGCGCCTCGGTTACCCCATCCCAGGGCGCGAGGGCTTCCGTCACATTCAGGAAATCAAAGCCCAGGGCAGCAACACAGTGCGGGTGACGTATCGGCGCAGTTACGGGGCTGCTTTGGCCAGTTGGGTGGGCTTCCCCATCCTGCCCGCAGCCTGGCTGGAAAAACATCCCGAAGGCACCCCTATCCCACTTCCCGGCGCAGGCGAGTGGCAGGTCATCCACCAGAGCACGCAGCGTCTCACCCTGTCCGCCCGCACACCAGGAGAGGGCAGCCAACCCACGCGGCTGGAGGTCCTCACTGGCACCCCAGCACTGCAAACCCGCGTGGCTCTCGCCACAGGCACACTGGATGTGGTGTGGCCTAACGAGAAGTCTGAACTGGAGCAAGAAACCCTGCTGAATTTTCACCCCACCCCGCCGCGAAATCGCCTGCTCGTTGTGTGGAATCTACGCTCCTCTCGCCTCTCGGAATTGCCCGTGCGCGAAGCTCTCGCTCTGGGGCTGGATCGCCCCAAGCTGCTGCCGCAGAGTAATCGAGTACGGCTAGCCGACCCCCTTTTTACCCCCAATCTGTGGTATTCTCCGGGCCCCACCGACTCCGTCTTTGACCCCAAGGCCGCGCAGGAAAAACTGGAGGCCGCAGGCTGGCTGAAAGACGTCTCAGGCGTGGCCAAAAAAGGCGGCCAAGCCCTGGAATTCCAACTGTTAGTCACCACGGGTAACGCCCTGCGAGATGCCCTGGCCCAGGAACTGGCACGGCAATGGGCCCTGCTGGGTGCCCGTGTCACCGTCCTGTCCGTAGCGCCTGAAAACTTGCTCCCAGACCACCTTTCCCCCGGTAAATTCGATGCCGTGCTGCTGGGCCTGGACTATGAACTGGCCTGGGATCAGACGGCCTTTTGGCACAGTGGGCAGGTGGGAGCCGGGCTGAATTTTGGCCAACTGGCCGACCCTCAGCTCGACCTCCTCCTCGAAGCCTTGGCAGGTGAGTTTGACACCTCTCAGCTCCCGCTCCGCGCCCGTGCTTTGCAGGAGCGTTTTCTCTCCCAGCAGCCGGTGTTACCGCTCATCGGCGACTTGCAGGAGATGGCCATTCGGCGCGCGCGCTTCCCTCAGTTGGAGGCCCCCGATTTGAATCGACCTTTGACCCTTCGCCGACTCTTACGGGCCAACCCTTTGGAATCGTTGGAGATGCGCGCGCCTAACGAATAG
- a CDS encoding polysaccharide deacetylase family protein — protein sequence MALPIPEQPEACRRENARRFIVSLLPATACTACLLTGQWGWALGIFWTTFFLIGYGSIVPRVRLFGPHVSQLPAEQAAQGQVWITVDDGPDPTTTPLLLDLLDRYQAKAGFFLIGAKAARHPELVREIAQRGHLIGNHSQTHPAGRFWSLRPARMWQEVAGCQQTLTQILGEKPRWFRPPVGHHNLFLAPPLRALGLTMAIWNCRGFDGVIKDPQLILRLIARSLKPGAIILVHDGPANCVEVLGGTLRLLATRGLQAALPPSLQPASPPPRLEPS from the coding sequence ATGGCCCTGCCGATCCCTGAGCAGCCTGAGGCCTGTCGCCGTGAAAATGCGCGGCGTTTCATCGTCAGCCTGCTGCCAGCTACTGCCTGCACCGCCTGTCTTCTCACCGGGCAGTGGGGCTGGGCTCTCGGCATTTTTTGGACGACTTTTTTCCTCATCGGTTATGGCAGCATCGTGCCCCGCGTGCGCCTGTTTGGTCCGCATGTGTCTCAACTTCCTGCCGAGCAAGCCGCCCAGGGTCAGGTGTGGATCACCGTGGATGATGGGCCTGACCCCACCACAACCCCCTTATTGTTAGACCTGCTGGATCGTTACCAGGCCAAAGCAGGCTTTTTCCTCATCGGGGCCAAAGCCGCCCGCCATCCCGAGCTCGTGCGGGAGATCGCCCAGCGGGGGCACCTCATTGGAAATCACAGCCAGACCCACCCTGCGGGCCGCTTTTGGTCCCTGCGCCCAGCGCGCATGTGGCAGGAAGTGGCCGGCTGCCAACAAACGCTCACACAGATCCTGGGAGAAAAGCCGCGCTGGTTCCGCCCTCCGGTGGGGCATCACAATCTTTTCCTGGCCCCACCCCTGCGTGCCCTTGGGCTGACCATGGCCATCTGGAACTGCCGGGGCTTTGACGGCGTGATCAAAGACCCCCAGCTCATTCTGCGGCTCATTGCCCGTTCGTTGAAGCCGGGGGCGATCATTCTGGTGCATGATGGCCCCGCTAACTGCGTAGAAGTACTGGGGGGAACCCTTAGATTGCTGGCCACGCGTGGTCTGCAAGCTGCTCTGCCCCCCTCGTTGCAACCCGCCTCACCCCCACCTAGGCTGGAACCTTCATGA
- a CDS encoding cell division protein FtsZ — protein MVEYDRHSQREEPNKPALRTCIVGIGGAGSNVLDRITLDRTVEAQLVCMHTDIRVLGHAMAPTKIQLGAELMRGIGAGGDPDLGREAAMFSREEIRQAIEGYDIVFICAGLGGGTGSGAAPVIAEIAKASNALVYVTATMPFSFEGRRRLSQAEDALTQLQKRADALILFENNRMGELILPKDGIQKAFAQADQLIAQSLRAVSTIVSTPGLVKLGLDDLTSALSTSNGRCLFGFGEARGQNRGAEALKRALKSPLIDQGRLLHQTKTLLVHIAGGETLTLMEVDAVMKQLGRHVPDHTHILFGVAVDARLGDAISVTLISSLGLTQLNTIAAAAPPANMLPMTDRPMPSLADAVASAPLAAAPVAAPAPAATQQPPALTLSPAPAPRVRAPRPAPAPAPVAAPAPAPVAAAPEPQPAAVAAPARSAPLSRDDSMDLLFKDDEIISLAAPEAHTSFIADEPELFPEAPAAAGLPDAPSAAEPAYEEEEYYDEEEPSASHASFAPEPEYEPEPEPPAPAPAPPVRERLRIEDFMTPAPAPAPAPEPQAVAPAPQPRPATSPLAAVVARTNLPAEDLAYAPPANMVVAKKPTNQEQIDLGFSDQDRGRFKDTEPAIASGGEDLDVPTWMRLKRKLKR, from the coding sequence ATGGTTGAATACGATCGCCACTCGCAGCGGGAAGAACCCAACAAGCCCGCCCTTCGTACCTGCATCGTCGGCATCGGCGGCGCAGGCAGCAATGTACTCGACCGCATCACGCTGGATCGCACCGTGGAGGCGCAGCTCGTCTGCATGCACACGGACATCCGTGTACTGGGCCACGCCATGGCTCCGACCAAGATCCAGCTCGGGGCGGAACTGATGCGCGGCATCGGCGCGGGCGGAGATCCCGACCTGGGCCGTGAAGCTGCCATGTTTTCCCGCGAGGAAATCCGCCAGGCCATCGAAGGCTACGACATCGTTTTCATCTGCGCCGGTCTTGGCGGCGGCACCGGCTCTGGGGCTGCTCCTGTCATTGCGGAAATCGCCAAAGCCTCCAACGCCCTGGTTTACGTCACCGCCACGATGCCCTTCAGCTTCGAAGGTCGCCGCCGCCTCAGCCAGGCGGAAGATGCCCTGACCCAACTGCAAAAGCGGGCGGATGCCCTCATCCTGTTTGAGAACAATCGCATGGGCGAACTGATCCTGCCGAAGGACGGCATCCAGAAAGCCTTCGCTCAGGCGGATCAACTCATCGCTCAGAGCCTGCGCGCCGTTTCCACCATCGTTTCCACCCCCGGGTTGGTAAAGCTGGGCCTGGATGACCTGACCAGCGCCCTCAGCACCTCCAATGGCCGCTGCCTCTTTGGCTTCGGCGAAGCCCGTGGCCAAAACCGCGGTGCCGAGGCCCTGAAGCGTGCGCTGAAGAGCCCGCTCATTGATCAAGGCCGCCTGCTGCACCAGACGAAGACCCTGCTGGTCCACATCGCCGGTGGCGAGACGCTCACCCTCATGGAGGTGGATGCCGTCATGAAGCAACTGGGCCGCCACGTGCCCGACCACACCCACATCCTCTTCGGGGTGGCTGTGGATGCCCGCCTGGGAGACGCCATTTCCGTCACCCTCATCAGTTCCCTGGGCCTCACCCAGCTCAACACCATCGCTGCAGCGGCCCCTCCCGCCAACATGCTGCCGATGACGGACCGGCCCATGCCTAGCCTGGCCGATGCAGTCGCTTCCGCCCCACTGGCAGCAGCCCCCGTGGCTGCTCCAGCTCCGGCGGCGACTCAGCAGCCTCCGGCGCTCACGCTCTCTCCGGCCCCAGCGCCCCGTGTCCGTGCCCCACGGCCCGCCCCAGCTCCAGCTCCTGTCGCCGCCCCAGCTCCTGCCCCTGTCGCTGCCGCACCCGAGCCACAACCAGCCGCCGTGGCCGCTCCAGCACGCTCCGCTCCGCTGAGCCGCGATGACTCCATGGACCTGCTGTTCAAGGACGATGAAATCATCTCCCTGGCCGCACCGGAAGCCCACACCTCTTTCATCGCAGACGAGCCTGAACTCTTCCCCGAAGCCCCAGCCGCTGCTGGTCTACCCGACGCCCCTTCTGCGGCGGAACCCGCTTACGAAGAGGAAGAGTATTATGACGAGGAGGAGCCTTCTGCCTCGCATGCCAGCTTTGCTCCAGAACCCGAGTACGAACCGGAGCCCGAGCCGCCTGCTCCCGCCCCAGCCCCGCCCGTGCGGGAGCGCCTCCGCATCGAAGATTTCATGACGCCGGCCCCTGCGCCAGCACCCGCACCGGAACCCCAGGCCGTGGCTCCCGCGCCGCAGCCCCGCCCCGCCACCTCTCCGCTGGCCGCCGTCGTCGCTCGCACCAATTTGCCGGCGGAAGACCTCGCCTATGCCCCTCCCGCTAACATGGTGGTGGCGAAAAAGCCCACGAACCAGGAACAGATTGACCTCGGGTTCTCCGACCAAGATCGCGGCCGATTCAAGGACACCGAGCCTGCCATCGCCTCCGGCGGTGAAGACCTGGACGTCCCGACCTGGATGCGCCTGAAGCGGAAGCTGAAGCGGTAA
- the ftsA gene encoding cell division protein FtsA, whose amino-acid sequence MAKTTIYAGLEIGTSKICVVVGEAKRDGTIKILGVGTAPSRGVRKGEIVDFDTVHTCLNDALVRAEDYSDVMIRNVFLGVSGGHIESVNNRGCYRLPADQSEITEDDVEEVKEIARNVPAPQDSISMHSVTRQYIVDGVEAVRQPIGRQARQLEADYHIVHGSLPRIQNSIKCVKEVPLEVEDVVFNGIAAAQVVLNREAKREGALMIDLGGGTADFVLYEDGMLTISGCIPLGGDHISQDIAMALQIPHGRAEALKVTEGSCEYEDVPPGEMVRVEDDTGYVLGEVERAFLNEVIYLRVREILEQVHQRCEGHTGRIAAGVYLTGGTSLLKGIDVVAREVFGMKVTRAGSAPVSGVTATFENPQFSAPIGLIRYAQILDQEKPFLSPLKRLAHRMADLLSVAI is encoded by the coding sequence ATGGCGAAGACCACCATCTATGCAGGCCTGGAAATCGGCACCAGCAAGATCTGCGTCGTCGTCGGCGAGGCGAAGCGCGACGGCACCATCAAGATCTTGGGTGTTGGCACGGCTCCCTCACGCGGCGTCCGCAAAGGCGAAATCGTGGACTTTGACACCGTCCACACCTGCCTGAATGACGCCCTCGTCCGGGCGGAAGACTACAGCGATGTCATGATCCGCAACGTCTTCCTCGGCGTCAGCGGTGGCCACATCGAAAGCGTCAACAATCGTGGCTGCTACCGCCTGCCGGCTGACCAGTCGGAAATCACCGAAGACGATGTCGAAGAGGTGAAGGAGATCGCCCGCAATGTGCCTGCGCCGCAGGACAGCATCTCCATGCACAGCGTCACGCGCCAGTACATCGTGGATGGTGTGGAGGCCGTGCGCCAGCCCATCGGCCGTCAGGCACGGCAGTTGGAGGCGGACTATCACATCGTCCACGGCAGCCTGCCGCGCATCCAGAACTCCATCAAGTGCGTCAAGGAAGTGCCGCTGGAAGTCGAAGACGTGGTTTTCAATGGCATCGCCGCTGCTCAGGTGGTGCTGAACCGTGAGGCGAAACGCGAAGGCGCGCTGATGATTGACCTAGGGGGCGGCACGGCTGACTTCGTGCTTTATGAAGATGGCATGCTCACCATCTCCGGCTGCATCCCTCTGGGGGGAGACCACATCAGCCAAGACATCGCCATGGCCCTCCAGATTCCCCATGGCCGGGCGGAGGCGCTGAAGGTGACGGAAGGCAGTTGCGAATATGAAGACGTCCCTCCCGGCGAAATGGTGCGGGTGGAAGATGACACGGGCTACGTGCTCGGCGAGGTGGAGCGGGCCTTTTTGAATGAGGTCATCTACCTGCGGGTGCGGGAAATTTTGGAACAGGTGCACCAGCGCTGCGAAGGCCACACAGGCCGCATTGCCGCCGGAGTTTATCTCACGGGAGGCACCAGCCTGCTAAAAGGGATTGACGTAGTGGCCCGAGAAGTGTTTGGAATGAAGGTAACGCGTGCAGGTTCAGCTCCCGTCAGTGGCGTGACTGCTACTTTCGAGAATCCTCAATTCTCCGCCCCTATCGGTCTCATTCGTTATGCGCAGATCCTGGACCAAGAAAAGCCCTTCCTGTCCCCGCTCAAAAGGCTGGCACATCGGATGGCGGATCTCCTGTCTGTCGCCATCTGA